In Limibacter armeniacum, a single window of DNA contains:
- a CDS encoding PP2C family protein-serine/threonine phosphatase, which yields MASVIYKGYTSSFSFYFSVFDIIVLGTIFLMSSKEKPNKKLNYLFVGYLTCSVCIQFMLNNGHKGVVPYVQLMIALLFAAIVRWKTFLPWMVFFYVVTFSLHLISHMKEEWIVFHSDITTFWVWRVTVYMMAMLIIIVVVAILRYNHQVAYKSSVYKRLKLEKQRELLEVQKVQIDQSLAAITESIRYAERIQNTLLPDQRETQSLLPESFIFYQPKDIVSGDFYWMAQQGSAKVVVVADCTGHGIPGAFMSVLGYVFLDQVVNVDKILSPAEMLSIVHERVNQTLSHKGRELTTHDGMDMAICVIDTSTSTLTFSGARLSLHYVQDGKNQIIRGVKKSIGDVYREDLEFENHTISLEKPTTCFLFTDGFQDQFGGPLKKKYLSKNLKTLLYNNAELPMDLQKSNIEKAFLNWKGEEQQVDDVLVVGFRISS from the coding sequence GTGGCTTCTGTTATCTACAAGGGCTATACGTCTTCATTCTCATTTTACTTTTCAGTATTCGATATAATTGTATTGGGAACTATTTTCCTGATGTCAAGTAAAGAGAAGCCTAACAAAAAGCTTAATTATCTCTTTGTGGGCTACCTGACATGTTCAGTTTGTATTCAATTTATGTTAAATAATGGGCATAAGGGAGTCGTACCTTATGTCCAACTGATGATTGCATTGCTTTTTGCGGCAATTGTAAGGTGGAAAACCTTTTTGCCATGGATGGTATTTTTTTATGTAGTAACCTTTTCCTTGCACCTTATTAGCCATATGAAGGAGGAATGGATTGTATTTCACAGTGATATTACAACCTTTTGGGTTTGGAGAGTAACGGTGTATATGATGGCCATGCTCATCATCATAGTAGTGGTAGCCATATTGAGATACAATCATCAGGTAGCATATAAATCCTCGGTATATAAACGGTTAAAGTTGGAAAAGCAGCGAGAGCTTCTAGAAGTGCAGAAAGTTCAGATTGACCAATCATTGGCCGCTATTACTGAAAGCATTCGATATGCTGAGAGAATACAAAATACACTACTTCCTGACCAACGTGAGACCCAGTCGCTTTTACCTGAAAGCTTTATTTTTTATCAGCCTAAAGATATTGTCAGTGGTGATTTTTACTGGATGGCACAGCAGGGTTCTGCCAAGGTTGTAGTTGTAGCAGATTGTACCGGACATGGGATACCGGGTGCATTTATGTCAGTATTAGGGTATGTTTTTTTGGATCAGGTCGTCAATGTGGATAAGATTTTATCACCTGCTGAGATGCTAAGTATAGTCCATGAGAGAGTCAACCAAACATTATCTCATAAGGGAAGAGAACTGACAACACATGACGGAATGGACATGGCGATCTGTGTGATAGATACTTCAACGTCGACCTTGACTTTTTCAGGTGCTAGGTTGTCATTGCATTATGTACAAGATGGCAAAAACCAAATCATAAGAGGTGTCAAAAAGAGTATCGGCGATGTTTATCGAGAAGATCTGGAATTTGAAAATCACACCATTTCACTAGAAAAACCGACTACCTGCTTTCTTTTTACAGATGGATTCCAAGATCAGTTTGGAGGACCATTAAAGAAAAAGTACCTCTCCAAAAACTTAAAAACGCTTTTGTATAACAATGCAGAATTGCCTATGGATTTACAGAAATCTAACATTGAAAAAGCATTTTTAAATTGGAAAGGTGAAGAACAACAGGTAGACGATGTCTTGGTCGTTGGATTTAGAATCAGCTCATAA
- a CDS encoding serine hydrolase domain-containing protein — MDQTEKLVQRLDGSQITYSKLDQKVQELVDTAHVSGFTLTIFNHDTTIYRKAFGYANYQQKDSLHINQVFYGASLSKSVFGYLVAQLANEGIIDLDKPLQDYLDTPIPEMEFEKEWRGFKNLENDKRYQRITGRMCLSHTTGLPNWRWISRTGVFTPEGDIHFYFDPGTQYSYSGEGMMLLQYVIEKITGKGLEELAKERVFNPLNMDMTSYLWLPRFENEYCNGHTVKQEVIKKDIPDEAASAGSMETTPLDYSKFMEHILSLKSNDSPITNLMFKPNISIDSKQQFGKHSIEKTDENKDIKLNYGLGWGILTTPYGNGYFKEGHGEGFQHYSIIFPEKNMGILLMSNSDNAESIFKEVLEVGIGDIYTPWYWENYIPYNDEPERSIANSHN; from the coding sequence ATGGATCAAACTGAAAAGCTAGTCCAACGTTTGGATGGCTCACAGATAACATATTCGAAGCTAGATCAAAAGGTTCAGGAACTTGTAGATACCGCTCATGTTTCTGGCTTTACACTAACCATCTTCAATCACGACACAACCATTTATCGAAAAGCATTTGGTTATGCTAACTATCAACAAAAAGATAGCCTGCATATCAATCAAGTCTTCTATGGTGCATCATTGAGCAAATCCGTTTTTGGATACCTTGTAGCACAACTTGCCAATGAAGGAATAATTGACTTGGATAAACCTTTACAGGACTATCTGGACACTCCTATTCCAGAGATGGAATTTGAAAAAGAATGGAGAGGTTTCAAAAACTTGGAAAACGATAAAAGGTATCAGAGAATCACAGGCAGAATGTGCCTTTCACATACCACTGGGCTTCCAAACTGGAGATGGATAAGTCGGACAGGTGTTTTCACCCCAGAAGGTGATATTCATTTTTACTTCGACCCAGGCACTCAATACAGCTATTCTGGTGAGGGAATGATGCTATTACAATATGTAATCGAAAAAATTACAGGAAAAGGACTTGAAGAATTAGCTAAAGAACGTGTCTTTAATCCATTGAACATGGATATGACCAGCTATTTGTGGCTACCACGTTTTGAAAATGAATATTGTAACGGTCATACAGTCAAGCAAGAAGTTATTAAAAAAGACATTCCTGATGAAGCGGCTTCTGCTGGATCAATGGAAACCACTCCTCTAGACTACTCAAAGTTTATGGAGCATATTCTTTCCTTGAAATCCAACGATTCTCCTATAACAAACCTGATGTTCAAGCCTAATATCAGTATTGATTCAAAACAACAATTTGGCAAACATTCAATAGAAAAAACTGATGAGAATAAGGATATAAAATTAAATTATGGATTGGGATGGGGAATACTCACAACCCCTTATGGAAACGGATATTTTAAAGAAGGCCATGGAGAAGGGTTTCAACATTATTCTATCATCTTCCCTGAAAAGAATATGGGAATTCTGCTAATGTCTAACAGTGACAATGCAGAAAGTATTTTCAAAGAAGTATTGGAGGTTGGAATTGGGGATATTTATACGCCTTGGTACTGGGAAAACTACATTCCTTACAATGACGAACCTGAAAGGTCTATAGCCAATAGCCATAATTAA
- a CDS encoding carboxypeptidase-like regulatory domain-containing protein, whose protein sequence is MRITLTFLCLLLMGVLSAFGQDRTLEGIMLDSNGEPMPGASLSIKGTNIGTVTDMEGHYKLTAPVGATIVVSLVGYKTREFVVPGNSPVEIVKPTVTTVKQKKTSVSPASSGKGIGVLDDSSPTYVPIDYYNIFNRYALSNYEVKYKQHKGKYTFKRKEEYTIPTLQYRLSTKVGWIGKAPKLQDSFAQGSPNEGSYQWKGGDQQEMFSWGPRVSQLRYDGSSYPYDVNGSLESVGTGGNAKTYDPYDLFKPSFSHRHYLALNGKAGILNYKSSYSHESIDGIIKPSERTNDNLSFDLGIRKRAFEADFNYYYGQKRDKWFPMNGNYQQLLFNLITTPPTFHNKDENVRSVQPYRTYAAGWSRNPYSMMEDDLSLQKYNSHMAGLGLSYHLEKWKFMLNSTYQRRWQDQRYDVNSFARTDDISRNLDFQYWNADGGISKEFTDYYREFHYETLLHYLFESSLRDYGVQNISESRAYSDYVERKSSSLKWGNELRWDYLDIQLSLGNTFYHSNTFSGGKWKPWAPYAKATIHPLYILDELAGLYVDPFSSPDFFEVSLGYYRSYQEWALEANPLYANSMTYSSQDWNTYYPTQEVGRANGLQPEQYGKFDLNFRSFVRLGAVSLTMEASNYHYQVENMLAPVVSEEQLLQYENVGAYQNKGWEVSLEFAGNFNYKENFKLKQKVSWERARTKVSEVYNPSGRQQLAGFTNIGKYIVEGQPLGVLVGTRFEKDAFGNLVIDSEGFTMESDQVGIIGDPNPDWVIQSATSLTYRKWQFNMIWDFKHGGDVWNGTRQMLDYLGRSASTGEQREVTGYVFDGVTQTGEPNQMAVDFADPANGLEGNRWVRYGPEGVGEAGIEDGSWVRLQSLSLGYSITNKSDDKLIRAWKVSVVGENLLLWTPYTGVDPQTSLLGQPSGMGIDYFNTPSMRTIQFKLSFTL, encoded by the coding sequence ATGAGAATAACACTTACTTTTTTATGTCTCCTTTTGATGGGAGTTTTGTCTGCTTTTGGACAGGACCGAACACTGGAGGGTATAATGCTAGATAGCAATGGTGAGCCTATGCCTGGAGCCTCACTTTCTATAAAGGGAACCAATATAGGTACTGTTACTGATATGGAGGGACATTATAAGCTTACAGCGCCTGTTGGAGCAACCATTGTCGTGTCGTTGGTTGGGTATAAAACGAGAGAGTTTGTTGTACCTGGTAATTCTCCTGTAGAAATAGTTAAACCTACTGTCACTACTGTAAAGCAAAAAAAGACTTCAGTATCTCCGGCATCTTCAGGAAAGGGGATTGGGGTATTGGATGACTCATCTCCGACCTATGTACCGATTGATTACTATAATATTTTTAATCGTTATGCACTATCTAATTACGAAGTTAAATACAAACAGCATAAAGGTAAATACACATTTAAAAGGAAAGAGGAGTATACTATACCAACACTTCAGTACCGATTGAGTACAAAGGTCGGGTGGATAGGAAAGGCTCCTAAATTACAGGATAGTTTTGCTCAGGGTAGCCCTAATGAAGGCTCTTATCAATGGAAGGGCGGAGACCAGCAAGAAATGTTCAGCTGGGGACCAAGGGTAAGTCAGTTACGATATGATGGTAGTTCATACCCTTATGATGTCAATGGTAGTTTGGAATCTGTTGGAACAGGAGGTAATGCCAAGACTTATGATCCTTACGATCTTTTCAAACCTTCTTTTTCTCACCGTCATTATTTAGCCCTAAATGGTAAAGCAGGAATACTGAATTATAAGAGTAGTTATAGTCATGAGTCGATAGATGGGATTATAAAGCCTTCAGAGCGTACAAATGATAATTTATCCTTTGACTTGGGAATTAGGAAAAGAGCTTTTGAAGCAGATTTCAATTACTATTATGGTCAAAAGAGAGACAAATGGTTTCCAATGAATGGTAATTATCAGCAACTGCTTTTTAACTTGATTACCACACCACCTACTTTTCATAACAAAGATGAGAATGTTCGGTCTGTACAACCATATAGAACCTATGCAGCAGGATGGAGTAGAAACCCCTATTCAATGATGGAAGATGACCTCAGTTTGCAGAAGTATAACTCACATATGGCAGGGCTTGGATTGTCATATCATCTTGAGAAATGGAAGTTTATGCTTAATTCTACCTATCAGCGTAGGTGGCAGGATCAGCGTTATGATGTGAATTCATTTGCCAGAACGGACGATATTTCTCGGAATTTGGATTTCCAGTACTGGAATGCTGATGGTGGGATTTCCAAAGAGTTTACGGATTATTATCGTGAATTTCATTATGAAACACTTCTCCATTATCTGTTTGAGTCCAGTCTTCGGGATTACGGGGTGCAAAATATATCAGAGAGTAGGGCTTACAGTGATTATGTGGAGCGGAAGTCCTCTTCCCTAAAATGGGGAAATGAATTGAGATGGGATTACCTTGATATCCAACTAAGTTTGGGTAATACTTTTTACCATTCCAATACATTTTCAGGAGGGAAGTGGAAACCTTGGGCACCTTATGCAAAGGCGACTATACATCCATTGTATATCCTGGATGAACTAGCAGGATTGTATGTAGACCCATTTTCAAGCCCAGACTTTTTCGAGGTTTCTTTGGGGTATTATCGATCTTATCAGGAATGGGCTTTAGAGGCAAATCCACTTTATGCCAATAGTATGACCTATAGCAGTCAGGATTGGAATACTTATTATCCAACTCAGGAAGTGGGGAGAGCGAATGGGCTTCAGCCTGAACAGTATGGTAAGTTTGATTTGAACTTCCGTTCTTTTGTGCGTTTAGGTGCTGTGTCTTTGACTATGGAAGCTTCCAATTACCATTATCAGGTAGAAAATATGTTGGCACCTGTTGTGTCTGAAGAGCAGCTGTTACAGTATGAAAATGTAGGCGCTTATCAGAATAAGGGTTGGGAGGTTTCTTTGGAGTTTGCGGGAAATTTCAACTATAAAGAGAATTTTAAACTGAAGCAAAAAGTCTCCTGGGAGCGTGCACGGACAAAGGTTTCTGAAGTTTATAACCCATCAGGAAGGCAACAACTGGCAGGGTTTACCAATATCGGTAAGTATATCGTGGAGGGGCAACCTTTGGGTGTACTGGTAGGTACACGATTTGAAAAGGACGCATTTGGAAATCTGGTGATAGACAGTGAAGGTTTTACTATGGAAAGTGATCAGGTGGGAATTATCGGTGATCCAAATCCAGATTGGGTGATACAGTCAGCCACGTCTTTAACCTATCGAAAATGGCAATTCAATATGATTTGGGACTTCAAGCATGGAGGAGATGTTTGGAATGGTACAAGGCAGATGCTGGATTATTTGGGGAGGTCTGCCAGTACAGGGGAGCAACGCGAAGTCACAGGATATGTTTTTGATGGTGTCACACAAACTGGTGAACCCAACCAGATGGCTGTAGACTTTGCTGATCCTGCCAATGGATTGGAGGGTAACCGTTGGGTACGTTACGGACCTGAAGGTGTAGGTGAGGCAGGTATTGAGGATGGAAGCTGGGTTCGACTTCAATCACTCTCATTAGGTTATTCCATTACAAATAAGTCTGATGATAAACTGATAAGAGCATGGAAAGTATCTGTAGTAGGAGAGAACCTATTGCTTTGGACACCTTATACAGGCGTAGACCCTCAAACATCACTTTTGGGACAACCATCAGGAATGGGAATAGACTATTTTAATACCCCATCAATGCGTACTATCCAGTTTAAGCTTTCATTTACGCTATAA
- a CDS encoding DUF4177 domain-containing protein: MKKFEYKFVMISIAHLSKKSFRLELDEAFQKWGNDGWELVKMEPIPSDHIMFRDSKTDEFFTVFKREKAE, translated from the coding sequence ATGAAAAAATTTGAATACAAATTCGTGATGATAAGCATTGCTCACCTCAGTAAAAAAAGCTTCCGACTAGAACTTGATGAAGCTTTCCAAAAATGGGGCAATGATGGTTGGGAGCTGGTTAAAATGGAACCAATCCCTTCTGATCATATCATGTTTAGAGATTCTAAGACTGATGAATTTTTCACTGTTTTCAAAAGAGAAAAAGCTGAATAG
- a CDS encoding sensor histidine kinase — MKSEEFEHKVLELSVNGIYVYDMIKGGYVYINKQFTKMTGYAIEEINSILDESFIKLFHPDEKESVIKHYEKVANSKIGDIIETEYRIKKADGSWMWCLSRDGIFEVNKSQKATKIIGTFIDISERKVTEKKWTENNKKLKQINKELDQFASIASHDLQGPLNTIITLVDLMINTYSDWLDAEGLKTLNYIFEISARMSHQIKSLLNYSRIGTQRKLTMVDCHQLVKDIEHDLISSINKTGAIIRLGKLPKINAYQIEMRLLFQNLVENAIKYRKPNTAPRIYITSTKDGNLWKFLVEDNGIGIDENDKAIIFNMFERPQHKQKYEGNGIGLAHCQKIIELHGGHIWVDSKQGEGSIFYFTIPLLQV; from the coding sequence ATGAAAAGTGAAGAGTTTGAACATAAAGTTCTTGAACTTTCTGTCAATGGTATATATGTGTATGATATGATAAAAGGAGGTTATGTCTATATTAATAAGCAGTTCACCAAAATGACAGGTTATGCTATTGAAGAGATCAATAGCATCTTAGATGAAAGTTTCATAAAACTATTTCATCCTGATGAAAAGGAATCCGTGATAAAGCATTATGAAAAAGTAGCCAATTCAAAAATTGGAGATATTATAGAAACAGAGTATAGAATAAAAAAAGCTGATGGTTCTTGGATGTGGTGCCTTAGCAGAGATGGAATTTTTGAGGTAAACAAAAGTCAAAAAGCCACTAAAATTATAGGAACGTTTATTGACATTTCTGAAAGGAAAGTAACGGAAAAAAAGTGGACTGAAAACAATAAGAAGTTAAAACAAATAAATAAGGAGTTAGACCAGTTTGCCTCAATTGCAAGCCATGACTTACAAGGTCCTCTCAATACAATCATTACACTTGTTGATCTGATGATCAATACCTACAGTGACTGGCTTGATGCGGAAGGTCTTAAAACTCTAAATTACATATTTGAGATATCTGCCCGCATGAGTCATCAGATAAAATCATTGCTGAATTACAGCCGGATAGGTACTCAGAGAAAATTGACCATGGTTGACTGCCATCAATTGGTTAAAGACATTGAGCATGATTTAATCAGCTCAATTAATAAAACCGGCGCAATTATCAGACTTGGAAAATTGCCTAAAATCAATGCTTACCAAATTGAGATGCGCTTACTTTTTCAAAACCTGGTTGAAAATGCCATTAAATACCGAAAACCCAACACAGCACCAAGGATATATATTACATCCACCAAGGACGGTAATCTTTGGAAGTTCTTAGTTGAGGACAATGGTATTGGTATTGATGAAAATGACAAGGCTATTATTTTCAATATGTTTGAGCGACCACAGCACAAGCAAAAATATGAAGGTAACGGTATAGGGCTTGCTCATTGCCAAAAAATTATCGAACTGCATGGCGGTCATATCTGGGTGGATTCCAAACAAGGAGAAGGCAGCATTTTTTATTTTACCATACCACTCCTTCAAGTTTAA